The DNA sequence GGTGAATTTATGTTCTTTCCTTTCCGTACCGTTTCCTTGCTTTGCGCCCTGACACTTCTGCCCTTTTCCGCGCTGGCAAACCGTCAGATTACCGATCAGCTTGGACGGCATGTCACTCTTCCCGATCGGGTTGATCGGGTCGTCGTACTGCAACATCAGACGCTGAATCTCCTGGTGCAGCTGGATGCAACGAATACCATGGTTGGTATCCTTGATAACTGGAAACAGCAGCTGGGCGATGGCTATCAGCGGCTGGTCCCGCAGCTTTCCAGCTTGCCCACGCTTGGCGATTTAACTCATGTCGATTTAGAAAAGCTGGTAGCGCTACATCCACAGGTGGTCTTTGTCACCAATTATGCTCCTCAGGAGATGATTGACCAGATACAGAAGCTTGGCATTGCCGTTATTGCGATTTCTCTACGCGCTGGCGATGAAAAACAGCAAAATCGCCTTAATCCTCAGCTGGTTGATGAGGAGCAGGCCTATAACGAAGGTCTGAAAGAAGGTATCCGTCTGATTGGCACAGTGGTAAACCACCAGC is a window from the Pantoea sp. CCBC3-3-1 genome containing:
- a CDS encoding ABC transporter substrate-binding protein — its product is MFFPFRTVSLLCALTLLPFSALANRQITDQLGRHVTLPDRVDRVVVLQHQTLNLLVQLDATNTMVGILDNWKQQLGDGYQRLVPQLSSLPTLGDLTHVDLEKLVALHPQVVFVTNYAPQEMIDQIQKLGIAVIAISLRAGDEKQQNRLNPQLVDEEQAYNEGLKEGIRLIGTVVNHQQQAEKLIDATFTQRQQTRQRLTEIPPAQRIRVYMANPDLTTYGSGKYTGLMMAHAGAMNVAAATVKGYKQVSMEQILAWDPQVIFVQDRYPQVIDEIKQQPAWQAVDAVKNHRVYLMPEYAKAWGYPMPEAMALGELWMAKKLYPQKFNDIDMQQKADSWYQRFYRTQYVGNN